One stretch of Tepidibacter hydrothermalis DNA includes these proteins:
- a CDS encoding ABC transporter substrate binding protein: MKKYIKVMKILILFLMFFLMTSFIYSEHKNRILLINSYNSSFPTFVEQIEGIKTILKEEEYSIDIEFMDSKRFFVDENIDNFYKSLEYKIYNQKKYDAVIASDDNAYNFVVDHQNKLFKNIPIVFLGVNNIENALKSNNNQYITGVVEKTSMKETIEAALLINKNANKVIALSDSTPSGQSDLDCFYKIGKEFRNLEFSDISLSQYSIEEFTEKLKDIKKDDIVILLSVFYKSANDEKASFDEGLKLVLENTQFPVYHLWYHGMGKGLIGGKIISHYEQGKTAANLVKDILEGKDIKNIPVITESPNKFIFDNNVLEKYRIDLNSLPKDSILINKKPTFYEKYKLLVWIMIGIFIILISLIVLLIMNIEKRKVQEKKIKKLAYYDILTGLPNRTYLNEKLKNELEISKTSGMEGVVFFIDVDNFKILNDTFGHGFGDEILIDIGKRFRELIGNDKFIARLGGDEFIILLKDINDRTLIDNIVNEIIGSFEKPFYIEEKEFYVTISIGVTLYPKDGDNLDELLKNADTAMYKAKDSGRARYVYFEKNMNEKSFEKMQMQNKLRNAIEKDELVLYYQPKVDLKNNKIIEYEALIRWVSPDYGFVSPDRFIGIAEESGLISKLGAWVFEKACEFSKKINKNSENDIIVSVNVSVVELMNVNYISAIKKILEKIEVNPNLIGIEITETALMESFETNEAILNELIELGIQVSLDDFGTGYSSLNYLKKIPTNILKIDKSFVDDIKNDEIDETIIKAIIEIAHKLNLEVVAEGVETEEQKNKLKEYKCDQIQGYLVSKPLPEEDIIKGDFSI, encoded by the coding sequence ATGAAAAAATACATAAAGGTTATGAAAATATTAATATTATTTTTGATGTTTTTTTTAATGACGTCATTTATATATTCTGAACATAAAAATAGAATATTACTTATAAATTCATATAATTCAAGCTTTCCAACTTTTGTAGAGCAAATTGAAGGAATAAAAACAATTCTCAAAGAAGAAGAATATAGTATAGATATTGAGTTCATGGATAGTAAAAGATTTTTTGTTGATGAAAATATAGATAATTTTTATAAATCTTTGGAGTATAAGATTTATAATCAAAAAAAATATGATGCTGTGATTGCATCTGATGATAATGCTTATAATTTTGTTGTAGATCATCAGAATAAGCTTTTTAAAAATATACCAATAGTATTTTTAGGTGTTAATAACATTGAAAATGCTTTAAAATCAAATAACAATCAATATATTACTGGAGTTGTTGAAAAAACTTCAATGAAAGAAACTATTGAAGCAGCTCTATTAATAAACAAAAATGCAAATAAAGTTATTGCATTATCAGATTCAACTCCTAGTGGGCAAAGTGACTTAGATTGTTTTTATAAAATAGGTAAGGAATTTAGAAATTTAGAATTTAGTGATATTTCTCTTTCACAATATTCTATCGAAGAATTCACAGAAAAGCTTAAAGATATAAAAAAGGATGATATAGTAATATTATTATCTGTTTTTTATAAATCAGCAAATGATGAAAAAGCATCTTTTGATGAAGGATTAAAGTTAGTATTAGAAAATACTCAGTTTCCAGTTTATCATCTTTGGTATCATGGAATGGGAAAAGGACTTATTGGAGGAAAAATAATAAGTCATTATGAACAAGGAAAAACAGCAGCCAATCTTGTGAAAGACATTCTAGAAGGAAAAGATATTAAAAATATACCTGTTATAACAGAAAGTCCTAATAAATTTATTTTTGATAATAATGTTTTAGAAAAATATAGGATTGATTTAAATTCTTTACCAAAAGATAGTATTTTAATTAATAAAAAGCCTACTTTTTATGAAAAGTATAAATTACTAGTATGGATTATGATCGGAATTTTTATTATATTGATTTCTCTAATTGTTTTATTAATCATGAATATTGAAAAAAGAAAAGTTCAAGAGAAGAAAATAAAGAAGCTTGCATATTATGACATATTAACTGGACTGCCTAATAGAACATATTTAAATGAAAAACTAAAAAATGAATTAGAGATATCAAAAACTTCTGGGATGGAAGGTGTAGTTTTCTTTATTGATGTTGATAATTTCAAGATATTAAATGATACTTTTGGACATGGATTTGGAGATGAAATTTTAATAGACATTGGAAAAAGATTTAGAGAATTAATTGGAAATGATAAATTTATAGCTAGATTAGGTGGGGATGAATTTATTATTCTTTTAAAGGATATAAATGACAGAACATTAATAGATAATATAGTTAATGAGATTATAGGAAGTTTTGAAAAGCCATTTTATATTGAAGAAAAAGAATTTTATGTAACTATAAGTATAGGAGTAACACTTTATCCAAAAGATGGAGATAATTTAGATGAACTATTAAAAAATGCTGATACTGCAATGTATAAAGCAAAAGATTCAGGTAGAGCTAGATATGTATACTTTGAAAAAAATATGAATGAAAAATCTTTCGAAAAAATGCAAATGCAGAACAAACTAAGGAATGCAATAGAAAAGGATGAACTTGTACTGTATTATCAACCTAAAGTGGATCTGAAAAATAATAAAATTATAGAGTATGAAGCTCTAATCCGATGGGTTAGTCCGGATTATGGATTTGTTTCTCCGGATAGATTTATTGGTATAGCTGAAGAAAGTGGATTAATATCTAAGCTTGGGGCATGGGTATTTGAAAAAGCATGTGAGTTTAGTAAAAAGATAAATAAAAATTCAGAAAATGATATAATTGTATCTGTAAATGTATCAGTAGTAGAGTTGATGAATGTAAATTACATATCTGCTATAAAAAAAATTCTTGAAAAAATTGAAGTTAATCCAAATTTAATTGGAATTGAAATAACTGAAACTGCTTTAATGGAATCTTTTGAAACAAATGAAGCAATTTTGAATGAATTGATTGAGCTTGGAATACAAGTATCGTTAGATGACTTTGGAACTGGGTATTCATCACTTAATTATTTAAAAAAAATACCTACTAATATATTAAAAATTGACAAGTCTTTTGTTGATGATATAAAAAATGATGAAATAGATGAGACAATAATAAAAGCTATAATTGAAATAGCTCATAAACTTAATTTAGAAGTTGTAGCTGAAGGTGTAGAAACAGAAGAACAAAAAAATAAGCTTAAAGAATATAAGTGTGATCAAATACAAGGGTATTTGGTAAGTAAGCCGCTACCTGAAGAGGATATAATTAAAGGTGATTTTTCTATTTAA
- a CDS encoding flavin monoamine oxidase family protein has product MRVKSVPTQPDNPTDLQRHELLRYGLKNVNRLEDFNNVIELLSPPSNITSIASSGRFKGVKVGIIGGGLAGLSSAFELRKLGFDTTIFEASENRIGGRVYTYYFDEDKKLYGELGAMRIPVSHETTWHYINLFNLNTRPFVQTNKNAFLYVRDIRVRNDPKGKNVMESIYPEFKLKPWERNTPWQELIEYGLGTPLASINPKLRREILQVKPKYSYPIQYWTYYNTRQVFEIMKLSQGALNLLGSISPFIGSFYYNSYSEILQEEYPVDFTFLYEIIGGMVNLPLAFYKSLISENPDEYKNISNNDLGKVIWNAGKLVTAINKSEKGDKVVLKYKDKSSTENLQETFDYVICAIPFSSLRNVNIDPFFSTRKMQSIKEVNYTNAQRTLFLCNKRFWEEQGIIGGGSYTDLPITSIWYPSDHAKCIPDDNRIVCFGESPFDNWGPRINCSPNDPGVFLASYNFSLDAVRLGNLSDKLHFKEVKEQVEAVHGLKKEYLDSVIKDYETIQWNEEEGFYGAFAYFYPEQKRIFSYAMVKPEYNNTVFFAGEHTSTKHAWQQGALNSGMKAANSLARYCKIHKG; this is encoded by the coding sequence ATGAGAGTAAAGTCTGTACCTACACAGCCTGATAACCCTACAGATTTACAAAGACACGAATTGCTTCGATATGGATTGAAAAATGTTAATCGTTTAGAGGATTTTAACAATGTTATAGAATTATTAAGCCCGCCGTCGAATATTACAAGTATAGCATCATCAGGAAGATTTAAAGGAGTTAAAGTAGGCATAATAGGTGGAGGGTTAGCTGGTTTATCATCAGCATTTGAACTTAGAAAACTTGGATTTGACACTACTATATTTGAAGCTTCAGAAAATCGTATAGGAGGAAGAGTTTATACTTATTATTTTGATGAAGATAAAAAACTTTATGGAGAGCTTGGGGCTATGCGTATTCCTGTAAGTCATGAAACTACTTGGCATTATATAAATCTTTTTAACTTAAATACCAGACCTTTTGTTCAAACTAATAAAAATGCTTTTTTATATGTAAGAGATATAAGAGTTAGAAATGATCCTAAAGGAAAGAATGTAATGGAAAGTATTTATCCTGAATTTAAGTTAAAGCCATGGGAAAGAAATACTCCGTGGCAAGAGCTTATAGAATATGGGCTGGGTACTCCTTTAGCTAGTATCAATCCTAAACTAAGAAGAGAAATTTTACAAGTTAAGCCTAAATACAGCTATCCTATTCAGTATTGGACATATTATAATACTCGTCAAGTTTTTGAAATAATGAAATTAAGTCAAGGTGCTTTAAATCTTTTAGGAAGTATTTCTCCTTTTATAGGATCCTTTTATTACAACAGCTATTCTGAAATATTACAAGAAGAGTATCCCGTAGATTTTACATTTTTATATGAAATTATTGGTGGAATGGTTAATCTTCCTCTAGCTTTTTACAAATCTTTAATATCTGAAAACCCCGATGAATATAAAAATATATCAAATAATGATTTAGGAAAAGTTATTTGGAATGCTGGTAAGTTGGTTACAGCAATTAATAAATCTGAAAAAGGAGATAAGGTTGTATTAAAATATAAAGATAAGAGTTCAACAGAAAACCTACAAGAGACATTTGACTATGTTATTTGTGCTATACCATTTTCAAGTCTTAGAAACGTTAATATTGATCCCTTTTTTAGCACTAGAAAAATGCAATCAATAAAAGAAGTCAATTATACAAATGCTCAAAGGACCCTATTTCTTTGCAATAAACGTTTTTGGGAAGAACAAGGAATTATAGGAGGAGGTTCATACACCGATTTACCTATTACAAGTATTTGGTATCCTTCTGATCATGCAAAATGTATTCCTGATGACAATAGAATAGTCTGTTTTGGTGAATCTCCTTTTGATAACTGGGGACCTAGAATAAATTGTTCACCTAATGATCCAGGAGTTTTTTTAGCATCATATAATTTTTCTTTAGATGCAGTGAGGTTAGGAAATTTAAGTGATAAACTACATTTTAAAGAAGTAAAAGAGCAAGTAGAAGCTGTTCATGGTCTTAAAAAAGAATATCTTGATTCAGTAATAAAGGATTACGAAACCATACAATGGAATGAAGAAGAAGGGTTCTATGGAGCCTTTGCTTATTTTTATCCAGAACAGAAAAGAATTTTTTCGTATGCTATGGTAAAGCCAGAATATAATAATACAGTATTTTTTGCAGGTGAACATACATCTACCAAACATGCTTGGCAGCAAGGAGCTTTAAACAGTGGAATGAAGGCAGCAAATTCTTTAGCAAGATACTGTAAAATACATAAAGGTTAA
- a CDS encoding CBS domain-containing protein, with the protein MKVRDIMTSDVSYVTVNADITKVAEIMRSLDVGVVPVCDENKNAVGVITDRDIVLRSVSDNNIKQHAGNIMSRDIISINSDTDAHEAAALMAENQIRRLPVVENNKIVGILSLGDLANVNIHVNEAGDALSSISKPGHQMK; encoded by the coding sequence TTGAAAGTAAGAGATATAATGACAAGTGACGTATCATATGTAACAGTAAATGCAGATATAACAAAAGTAGCAGAGATTATGAGATCTTTAGACGTTGGAGTAGTTCCTGTTTGTGATGAAAATAAAAATGCTGTTGGAGTAATAACAGACAGAGATATAGTTTTAAGAAGTGTTAGTGATAATAATATTAAACAACATGCAGGAAATATAATGAGTAGAGATATTATAAGTATAAATTCTGATACAGATGCTCATGAAGCGGCTGCATTAATGGCTGAGAATCAAATAAGAAGATTACCAGTAGTTGAAAATAACAAGATTGTTGGAATTCTTTCTCTAGGTGATTTAGCAAATGTAAATATACATGTTAATGAAGCCGGAGATGCGTTAAGTTCAATTTCAAAACCAGGACATCAAATGAAATAA
- a CDS encoding DUF421 domain-containing protein yields MSYISNLTIELIIGFFALLIITKVLGKTQINQITPFEFISSLVLGELVGNAVYDKDINTFYILYAVCLWALLLYIIEMLTEKFKGTRSFFEGKPSILIRNGQIDFNELKKEKIDINELQSLLRSKDVFSIREIQYAILESNGSISVLKKSKYDNPTNEDLNLPEKPVYLPISIILDGEVLWDNIQACGFDEKWLKKQLHTNKISKIKEIFYAEWKKDEGLHIIKKSSV; encoded by the coding sequence ATGTCATATATATCTAATTTAACAATTGAATTAATTATTGGTTTTTTTGCATTACTTATAATCACTAAAGTTTTAGGTAAAACTCAAATAAATCAAATTACTCCCTTTGAATTTATATCTTCATTAGTATTAGGAGAGCTAGTAGGTAATGCTGTTTATGATAAAGATATTAATACATTTTATATTTTATATGCAGTTTGCTTATGGGCTTTGTTGTTATACATAATTGAAATGTTAACAGAAAAATTTAAAGGAACAAGAAGCTTTTTCGAAGGGAAACCATCTATTTTAATTAGAAATGGTCAAATTGATTTTAATGAATTAAAAAAAGAAAAAATAGACATAAATGAATTACAAAGTTTATTAAGATCAAAAGATGTATTTTCTATTCGAGAAATTCAATATGCTATTTTAGAAAGTAACGGCTCAATTAGTGTTCTAAAAAAATCAAAATATGATAATCCTACAAATGAAGATTTGAATTTACCGGAAAAACCTGTATACTTGCCTATTAGCATTATACTAGATGGAGAAGTTTTATGGGATAATATTCAAGCTTGTGGATTTGATGAAAAATGGCTTAAAAAACAACTGCATACTAATAAAATAAGCAAAATAAAAGAGATTTTTTATGCTGAATGGAAGAAAGATGAAGGGCTACATATAATAAAAAAGTCTTCTGTTTAA
- a CDS encoding DUF1657 domain-containing protein, translating into MSVGAKVKQTLASLKGTQSTLRLYSIQTQDEETKETYKEALDITNEIINDLEERIKILEFEEPQYKGY; encoded by the coding sequence ATGTCTGTTGGTGCTAAAGTAAAACAAACTTTAGCTAGTTTAAAAGGTACTCAAAGTACTTTAAGATTATATTCAATACAAACTCAAGATGAAGAGACAAAAGAAACATATAAAGAAGCATTGGATATAACTAATGAAATAATTAATGACTTGGAAGAGAGGATAAAAATTCTAGAATTTGAAGAACCACAATATAAGGGTTATTAA